TGATTTTATCGCCGAAGCGTTCGCGAAAATTCCACAACCCAATACCGGACGCCGGCCGCTTGTCTAATCCTCCAGTCAAAAACTGCCTCTTGATCTCGGAGGCAGAGCAAGGGCCTGTCTCTCGAAGTTGTTGGCTTTGAACAGGCAAAAGGTGGAGTGCGTTACCCGGCAGCGGAATTCGCCGAGATTACACCTGCAGCTAACTCAGGAGCGATTCTCGATGCGCGCCCGTCTTCATGACGCCACATTGAACCACATCGAGAGGCCACGGGATTGGTGACCGACCGTCGGCGCCCGCCGTACCGTTCCAGACTTAACGCTGGCGTTTCAGTGGCTGTTGCCGAAGCATGCATTTGCGGCTTCCGCCGGCGACAGGCCTGCGTGGAAGTGGTCCTAGAGACGCTTTATGATCGTCGCATCAGGGTGATACGACGGGTGCACAAGATTCGCCGCGACAGCTTCGTCGTACCAGGCACACGTCCACACCTCCAGCTCTCGAGCATATTCCAGCGTTAGTCGTTCCGACTCATCAAGCATTTTTTGCCCTCCACTCCATTCCTGGACTCGCCAGGCGTTGGATCGCTGCGCAGATCCCGCAATCGTGCTGCACTCCGGGGAAACACTCATCGCCGGTCGTACGGGCTCGGGCGGGAATACGCACCACGCACCGTCATTGTGGCGGAAGAAGAAAATTGCAAGCGGACCTGCAGGTCTCGATGTCTCAACGCAGACATAACCTCTCGGACTCGAGCCTGTCCGACTGAATCGGGTTATGCGAACCGGCATTGCCGGCGTGGGCGCAAACCTTTTCTCGATCAGCGAACGCAAGGACTTCTCCGCGTTTTCCATCGGCCATCCCTTCGAATTCGTTCCGGTTGACGCAGCCGCGGCCTGTTGCAATCGCCACTACACGGCTTGTACCGCCTGAGTTCGATCACTTTGCACGTTTCGCCGGGGGGTATCGCGACAACCTGCGGATGGTCACCATGACGTATACCTTGACGTGCGGCAGGCCCATACATCATGTCTAGTGCCGTTCACCTTAACGTCAGGCTTTCTGCGGCAAGCAGGTTCGTCGGATCGCCGAAACCGTAAAGTCTCGCGGGATTATCTACGAGGATCTGACGGCGGGTGGACGCGCATCCAGTCCATCGGTTCAGACCGGCAATAATGTTTGATGGCTGCGGACCGGGCCTCATTGACGTATGTGGCCAATCGCTGCCCCAGACCAGGCGATCCGGAGCAACACTGATCCAGTGTTGGGCCATCACGTCCATATCCGAAAACGTGCCGGCCTCTCCGATCAGTGAGTCGAGATAAGGTGCCGACAGCTTGAGCCACGCGCGACCAGTCGTGAGCCATCGTTCGACAAGTCCTCTGGCTGGGTGCGCTAGTCCAGCCCGTATTGGCAGCCGGGCCAGATGATCGAACACGAACTCGGTAGGAATGCGATCCAGCAAATTGCTGTACTCGACGATCTGGGCGGCAGTCCAGTGCAGCTGTAAATGCCAGCCGAGCTCATGCACCCGGTGGCTCAACGTCTCGACCATTTCAAAACTGGTGGGCGCATCGTCGGATGTGTAGAGCGTGAACCGGATGCCGCGAATGCCGCCAGCGTTAAGCGCATCAAGTTCGCCATCGGTGATGTCTGGCCGGATGGTCGCGATGCCGCGTGCCCGGTCGATGCCTAGCTGGCGGATAGCATCCAGAGTAACGGTGTTGTCTACATCGTAATTTCGCGGGGTGACAATCACGGTGCGGGTCGTGCCGAAGCTCGGCTGAACCTGCCGATAGTCGTCAACGGTTGTCGGCACCGCCGACATATCATCAGCAGCAAGCGTTTGCCTGAACCTGGCGTCGAAGATATGGATGTGTGCATCGCATGCGTCGGCGGGTACGTGGTGCTGCACCTCGGTTGAAGCGGCCTGTCTTTTCATGCCTGCCCCTGCTTTTCTAACACTTGTGCGAACGCGTCGACGGTGTGACTGATATCGGCATCGTCAATATGGCGATGGGTCACGCACCGGATAGTTTTTTCGCCCCACGGACGAGTCAGTACGCCCAATTCGGCTAGCGCTTTGACCCATTGATGACTGGACATTCCTGTTCCCCCGACGTGCACCTGCACGATATTGGTTTGAGGTTCACCGGCGGCAAAGGGCAAGGGCGCGCCTAGCGCGTTCAGACGCGTGCTAAGCACGCGCGCCTTGGCGTGGTCGTCCGCAAGTCGCTTGCTCATGGTCCGCAGGGCTTCAAGGCCGGCGGCGGCCATGATGCCTGCCTGGCGCTGCGTGCCGCCAAGCATCTTGCGATATGCCCGCGCTCGCGCAATTGCGGCATCGCTCGCCGCGAGCACCGCGCCAACAGGTGCGCTCAGGCCTTTGGAGAGACACAGCGAAACGGATTCCGCATGTTGCGCAAGCGTCGCCGCGGGCAGGTTGAGTGCGGCCGCCGCATTCATCAGGCGCGCGCCGTCTATGTGCACGGATACGCCGGCCCCCCGCGCAATCTGATGCGCACCCTGCATATGTGCGAGTGGCAATACAGCGCCGCCGGCATTGTTGTGTGACGTCTCCATCGCGATGAGGCCAACTCGGATCCTGTGGGAACCGGGCCTGACGGCCGCCTCGAGCCGGTCCAGATCCATCGCGCCGGCCTTGCCTTCGATTGGCGTGTAAGCAAGGCCAGCAAGCAACGAGCCGCCGCGCTCGGTGGTGAACATATGGGCGCTCGATTCGAGCAGTACCTGTTCGTGCCGTTGCGTATGAGCAAGCACTGCGAGCAGGTTCGCCATTGTGCAGGTGGGCACATAGAGCCCGGCGTCCTTGCCTAGCATCGCCGCAACGGCGGTTTCAAGCGCATGGACGGTCGGATCGCCATCGAGACCATCATCGCCGACTGGCGCCTCACGCATGCACGCATACATGGCCTCGGTCGGGCGGGTGACGGTATCGCTGCGCAGATCTGCCAGCCGCGCGTGATGTGCGTGGCGGGAATCAAAAATGGGAAAGTCCTGCATATCGGCTCTTTGAAAGGCTAGTGATGGAGGATCTTCGACAGGAAATGACGCGAGCGCTCGCTGCGTCCCGCGGTGCCGCCAAAGAAGTCGTCCTTGCTGCAGTCTTCGACGATGCGGCCGCCGTCCATGAAAACGACGCGATCGGCGACGCGTTGCGCAAATCCCATCTCATGAGTGACGACCATCATCGTCATGCCATCGCGGGCAAGATCCGTCATCACGTCGAGCACTTCGTTCACCATTTCCGGATCGAGTGCCGACGTCGGCTCGTCGAACAGCATGACGGCTGGATCCATCGCCAGCGCCCGGGCGATGGCCACGCGCTGTTGTTGACCACCTGAGAGTGCTGCGGGATATTTGTCCCGATGCGCCGCGAGACCGACCCGTTCAAGAAGCTGCATGGCCCGTTTCTGGGCCGCGCCGCGATCGCGTTTGAGTACGCGCGTCTGGGCGAGGCACAGGTTCTCGAGGACGCTTAGATGCGGAAACAGTTCGAAGCCCTGGAAGACCATGCCTGCGCGTGAGCGGATCTTGCCAAGATCGACGCGAGGTCCGGTGACGCCGATCCCGTCGATATGGATTTCGCCTCGCTGGACAGTTTCGAGACCGTCGACGGTCTTGATAAGCGTAGATTTGCCCGAGCCGGACGGACCGCACACCACGACCACTTCGCCTGCGGCCACCTGCGTGCTGCAGTCGGTCAGCACCCGGAAGGCGCCATACCACTTACTGATATTTTCAATCTGGATCATAGAGATTGGTCAGCCGGATCAGTGCGCGTGCCGCGCGGTTTCGAAACGTTTGATGAAACGCGATGCGCCAAAGCAGATAACGAAATAGACGAGCGCGGCCAACACGTACATCTGCACCGTGCTGCCATCGCGAGCCGCGATTTCGGAAGCTGCGCCGAAGAAATCGGTCATCGAAAGCACATACACGAGGGACGTGTCCTGGAACAGCGTAATCACACGCGTCAATAATGCAGGTGTCATGTTGCGCACGGCCTGAGGCAGCACGACCGTGATCATCGTCTGACGATAACTGAGCCCAAGCGCGAGACCTGCCTGCACCTGTCCTCTTGCGATGGACGCAATGCCGGCGCGCATGATTTCGCAGAAGTAAGCGGACTCAAAGAGCGTGAACGTGATGACAGCGGAGCGATACGCGCCGACGTCGACCGGAGTGGGCGAATGTACGATCCATGCACCGACGTACGGCGCGAGGAAAAAGAACCAGAAAATCACCAGCAGCAGCGGCACGGAGCGCATGCCGTTGACATAGAGCGTTGCTGGCGTAGAGAGCAGCCTGGATGGCGACATCCGGCACAGCGCGAGCAGCGTACCGAGCATCAGGCCGAACGCGGCAGCGAGTGCGGTGAGCGTCAGCGAAAAAGTCAGGCCGACTTTCAGCAGATACGGCAACGAGGCGGCAATTTCTTTCAGTCCGAGGAAGGTCATGATGTCTGTCCTAAGATTGCTCGACTTGGGACAGCGGCGACGCGGACGATACCTTGCGCGAGCCGGCCGACGGCGCCGCTAACCTACGCTCGACAAGCATCAGCCCATAGACGACCACGCTGTTGATCGCGAAGTAGATCAGCGTCGCGGCGCTGAACGCTTCGAAGGTGTGAAAACTGAATTCCTGCATCGACCGCGCCGCTCCCGTCAGTTCGAGCAGGCCGATCGTCATCGCGACCGAAGAGTATTTGATCGTCGCCATCAACTCGGACGTGAGCGGCGGCACCACGACCCGAAACGCCTGCGGCAGGATCACGAAGCGGTACGCCTGGAATCCGGACAGA
The sequence above is drawn from the Paraburkholderia sprentiae WSM5005 genome and encodes:
- a CDS encoding amino acid ABC transporter permease, with translation MTFLGLKEIAASLPYLLKVGLTFSLTLTALAAAFGLMLGTLLALCRMSPSRLLSTPATLYVNGMRSVPLLLVIFWFFFLAPYVGAWIVHSPTPVDVGAYRSAVITFTLFESAYFCEIMRAGIASIARGQVQAGLALGLSYRQTMITVVLPQAVRNMTPALLTRVITLFQDTSLVYVLSMTDFFGAASEIAARDGSTVQMYVLAALVYFVICFGASRFIKRFETARHAH
- a CDS encoding amidohydrolase family protein, yielding MKRQAASTEVQHHVPADACDAHIHIFDARFRQTLAADDMSAVPTTVDDYRQVQPSFGTTRTVIVTPRNYDVDNTVTLDAIRQLGIDRARGIATIRPDITDGELDALNAGGIRGIRFTLYTSDDAPTSFEMVETLSHRVHELGWHLQLHWTAAQIVEYSNLLDRIPTEFVFDHLARLPIRAGLAHPARGLVERWLTTGRAWLKLSAPYLDSLIGEAGTFSDMDVMAQHWISVAPDRLVWGSDWPHTSMRPGPQPSNIIAGLNRWTGCASTRRQILVDNPARLYGFGDPTNLLAAESLTLR
- a CDS encoding amino acid ABC transporter ATP-binding protein gives rise to the protein MIQIENISKWYGAFRVLTDCSTQVAAGEVVVVCGPSGSGKSTLIKTVDGLETVQRGEIHIDGIGVTGPRVDLGKIRSRAGMVFQGFELFPHLSVLENLCLAQTRVLKRDRGAAQKRAMQLLERVGLAAHRDKYPAALSGGQQQRVAIARALAMDPAVMLFDEPTSALDPEMVNEVLDVMTDLARDGMTMMVVTHEMGFAQRVADRVVFMDGGRIVEDCSKDDFFGGTAGRSERSRHFLSKILHH
- a CDS encoding GntG family PLP-dependent aldolase, yielding MQDFPIFDSRHAHHARLADLRSDTVTRPTEAMYACMREAPVGDDGLDGDPTVHALETAVAAMLGKDAGLYVPTCTMANLLAVLAHTQRHEQVLLESSAHMFTTERGGSLLAGLAYTPIEGKAGAMDLDRLEAAVRPGSHRIRVGLIAMETSHNNAGGAVLPLAHMQGAHQIARGAGVSVHIDGARLMNAAAALNLPAATLAQHAESVSLCLSKGLSAPVGAVLAASDAAIARARAYRKMLGGTQRQAGIMAAAGLEALRTMSKRLADDHAKARVLSTRLNALGAPLPFAAGEPQTNIVQVHVGGTGMSSHQWVKALAELGVLTRPWGEKTIRCVTHRHIDDADISHTVDAFAQVLEKQGQA